Below is a genomic region from Alphaproteobacteria bacterium.
CGGAGTTTCTATCATAATCGGTACAAAACAAGACGCTGGACAAAAAGAGCGACAATATGGTTGAACTGCGCGGGGACAGGATAGGGGGAACGTGCCTGTGACTGACGATCGATTCGAATTCATCTCAACCATGCGGCGGAGCGCACTGTTTTCGTCCATGTCGGACTCCGAAATGAAGTCAGTATTCTTCCAGTCGAAAAAATTTTAATAAAGGCGATGTCGTCCAGTCTTTCGGCGCGGCCGCGAGGACGATCCTCCTCGTCCATTCTGGCTGGCTGATACAGCGCCTCATCCATCATGACGGAAACGAATTGATCGTTTCGTTTCGCGGGCCGGGAGAGATAGCCGGTCTGCCCGAATCTGTCATGTCCTTGCCGGCGGAAAGGGAGACGCTGGCCGGGGACGATGGAAGCGCGCTCTCGATCCCGTGGCGATCTCTCGCCGAGGTCGCCGGCGCGGACCTTTGGGCGCGGATCGCCCGAGCGCTCGCGGAGGAGCAGCGGGAGCTGCTGCGCAAGCTCGAATCGGTGTCCTTCCACTCGCTCGAGGCGCGGGTCGCGGTCTTTCTGCTCGACATGCAGCGGCTCGAGCGGCGGACGCCGTCGCTGAGGATGAGCCAGGCGACCATCGCCCAGGCGGTCGGGGCGAGCCGGCCGAAGGTGAACAGGTGCCTGAAGGCGTTCGCGCGGCGCGGCGCGATCGCCTATCGCGGCGGCGAGCTGCCCAGCGTGCAGGACCGTGCCGCGTTGATCCGACTGATTTAGGAATCGAGGTTGCGGTCCAAAAAGGGGAGTGGTCCCGGCGAAGCGGCGCCCCGCAAAGTCGGGCAACCTAGACCGGGATTTCGGTCGTGTACTTGACCTGCCGAAGCGCGAAGTTCGAGGCCGCGTTGGCGACGCTGGGGTGGGCGAGGACGCCCTGGCGGATGAAGCGGTCGTAATCGGCGACGTCGCGCACGGCAATGCGCAGCAGATAGTCCCACTCGCCCGACATGGCGTAGCATTCGACGATCTCCTCGCGCGAGCCGATGAACGCCTCGAACTCGGCGCGGGCGTCGACCGTCTGGCGGTGCATCCGGACCTGGCACATGACGTTGACCGCGCGGCCGAGGCGTGCGGGGTCGGCGAGGCGGACCGAGGGGCCGAGCACGCCCGCTTTTTCGAGCGCGCGGACCCGGCGCCAGACCGAGGCCGCGGAGGCGCCGACGGTCTCGGCGAGGGCGGCGTGGCTGAGGCTCGCGTCGCGCTGAAGGGCGCGAACGATCCGCCGGTCTATCGGGTCGAGATGGGCTTCTTCATTCATGATCTGCACATATCATGAAACGCATGTTTCACGAAAGGGCGATATCGCGGCGAGATTGATAAGCCTTTGCGCGGGTGTTCGACTAGGAATAGAGCAAATCTCCAAGACAGGCGCTGCACATGGAACAGGGGTTCATCTTGAGCGACAAGCCTTTGCTGCTGGACCGGCTCGAGGCGCAGCCGGCGGATTCGCTGATCGCCCTGATCGCCCTGGCCGAGGCCGATCCGCGGCAGACCAAGATCGACGTCGGAGTCGGCGTCTATCGCGACGCCGCCGGCGGCACGCCGATCCTGAAGTGCGTCAAGGCGGCCGAGAAGATCCTGTGGGAGACCCAAGGCACCAAGGCCTATATCGGCAGCCAGGGCGACGCGCGCTTCACCGACCTGATCAAGCCGATCGTGTTCGGCGACAGCCTCGCGGCGGATGACCGCATTATCGGCCTGCAGACTCCGGGCGGATGCGGCGCGCTGAGGCTCGGGGCGGAGCTGATCGCCAAAGCGAGCCCGGGCGCTCGGATCTTCGTCGGCGAGCCGACCTGGCCCAACCACCAGCCCTTGATCGCCTCGGCGGGCGTCGAAATGGTGCCCTATTCCTATTACACCAAGGGCCGCGCCGGCATTCACTTCGACGCGATGATGGACGCGCTGGAGGGCGCGGAACGGGGCGACCTCGTGCTGCTCCACGGCTGCTGCCACAATCCCACCGGCGCGGACCTCGACCTCGACCAGTGGAAAGCGGTCGCGGAGCTGATCGCGCGGCGCGGGCTCGTGCCGTTCGTGGACATCGCCTATCAGGGCTTCGGGGACGGGATCGAGGCCGACGCGGGCGGCACGCGGCTGGTGGTCGAGGCGGCGGAGCAGGCTTTGGTCGCGCAGAGCTGCGACAAGAATTTCTCCTGCTATCGCGACCGGCTCGGAAACCTCTTCGTCAAGGGATCGAGCGCGAAGGCGGCCGAGGTGGCGTTCGGCAATTTGATGGGGCTCGCGCGCACCTCCTGGTCGATGCCGCCGGACCATCCCGCCGCGGTGGCGCGGATCATCCTCGACGATGCCGAGCTGCGGGCGCTGTGGGTTTCGGAAGTCGATAATATGGGTAGCCGCATTCGCGAGCTTCGCGCCCGCCTCGCCGCGTCCGATCCGCGGCTTGCCTATATCGAGGGGCAGAAGGGCATGTTCTCGATGCTTCCGCTCAGCGGCGAGCAGGTGCTCGACCTGAGGCGCGAGCACGGCATCTACATGGCGCCGTCGGGCCGGTTCAACGTGGTCGGGCTCTCGGACGACAATGTCGACCGCTTCGCCGCCGCTGTGGTGGAGGCGCTCGCATGACCGACCTTCGCGAGCCAAAAAAGGCCGGGTTCAAGGCCGACGCCGGAGAGGAGGACTTGAGCTGGCGCGACGTCGCCTATCATGTCCAGGTCAGCCGCGAGATGGACCGGATCGAGGAGGAGGAGCTCGTTCCCGGCGGCAAGCTTCGCTATCAGTTCAGCGCGCGCGGCCACGACATGGCGCAGGTCATGCTGGGCCTCAAGCTCACCCACCGCCACGACGCCGCCTGCGGCTATTATCGCTCGCGTCCTTTGCTGCTCGCGCTCGGCGTCGACCCGGCCGATGCGCTGGGTTCCGGCATGGCGCGGGCCGGCGGCTATTCGGACGGGCGCGACATCGGCGCGGTGTTCAACTACCCCAATCCGAACGGCGCCCCCGCGCTGCCGATGTGCGGCGGAGTCGGCGCGCAATATACGCCGACCGCCGGCTGGGCGCAGGCGATCACTTACTATCGCGACGTGCTCGGCGATCCGTCCTACGAGGGCGCGATGGGCGTGGTGCTCGGCGGCGACGCGAGCGTCGCGACCAACGGCTTCTGGTCGGCGCTGACGATCGCCACCACGCAGAAGCTGCCGATGCTGTTCTACGTCGAGGACAATCAATACGGAATCTCGGTGCCCTCGCGCTTCCAGACGCCGGGGGGGGACATCGCGAAGAACCTCGAAAGCTTCACCGGGCTTCACGTCCTCTCCGGCGACGGCACCGAACCGCAAGAAGCCGCGCGGCTGATCGGCGAGGCGATGGCGCATGTGCGGGGAGGGAAGGGGCCTGCGCTGCTTCGGCTCACCGTGCCTCGGCTCCAGGGGCACAGCTTCCAGGACACCCAGGCCTATAAGGACGAGGCGTTCGTCAAATCCGAATGGGCGCGCGACCCGCTGCCCAGGCTTCGCGCCCTGGTCGGCGAGGATATCTGGGAGGAGACCGGGCGCGAAGCCCGCGCTGCGGTGGCCGAAGCACTGGCCGAGGCCGATGCGCGCCCCGTGGCCGAGCCGGAGACCGTCACGTCCCATGTCTTCTACGACGGGGAGAT
It encodes:
- a CDS encoding aspartate/tyrosine/aromatic aminotransferase, with the translated sequence MEQGFILSDKPLLLDRLEAQPADSLIALIALAEADPRQTKIDVGVGVYRDAAGGTPILKCVKAAEKILWETQGTKAYIGSQGDARFTDLIKPIVFGDSLAADDRIIGLQTPGGCGALRLGAELIAKASPGARIFVGEPTWPNHQPLIASAGVEMVPYSYYTKGRAGIHFDAMMDALEGAERGDLVLLHGCCHNPTGADLDLDQWKAVAELIARRGLVPFVDIAYQGFGDGIEADAGGTRLVVEAAEQALVAQSCDKNFSCYRDRLGNLFVKGSSAKAAEVAFGNLMGLARTSWSMPPDHPAAVARIILDDAELRALWVSEVDNMGSRIRELRARLAASDPRLAYIEGQKGMFSMLPLSGEQVLDLRREHGIYMAPSGRFNVVGLSDDNVDRFAAAVVEALA
- a CDS encoding Lrp/AsnC family transcriptional regulator, whose protein sequence is MNEEAHLDPIDRRIVRALQRDASLSHAALAETVGASAASVWRRVRALEKAGVLGPSVRLADPARLGRAVNVMCQVRMHRQTVDARAEFEAFIGSREEIVECYAMSGEWDYLLRIAVRDVADYDRFIRQGVLAHPSVANAASNFALRQVKYTTEIPV
- a CDS encoding winged helix-turn-helix domain-containing protein encodes the protein MSLPAERETLAGDDGSALSIPWRSLAEVAGADLWARIARALAEEQRELLRKLESVSFHSLEARVAVFLLDMQRLERRTPSLRMSQATIAQAVGASRPKVNRCLKAFARRGAIAYRGGELPSVQDRAALIRLI